From a region of the Pongo abelii isolate AG06213 chromosome 9, NHGRI_mPonAbe1-v2.0_pri, whole genome shotgun sequence genome:
- the LOC100446507 gene encoding olfactory receptor 8D1, producing MTMENYSTAAQFVLDGLTQQAELQLPLFLLFLGIYVVTVVGNLGMILLIAVSPLLHTPMYYFLSSLSFVDFCYSSVITPKMLVNFLGKKNTILYSECMVQLFFFVVFAVAEGYLLTAMAYDRCVAICSPLLYNAIMSSWVCSLLVLAAFFLGSLSALTHTSAMMKLSFCKSHITNHYFCDVLPLLNLSCSNKHLNELLLFIIAGFNTLVPTLAVAVSYAFIFYSILHIRFSEGRSKAFGTCSSHLMAVGIFFGSITFMYFKPPSSNSLDQEKVSSVFYTTVIPMLNPLIHSLRNKDVKKALRKVLVGK from the coding sequence ATGACCATGGAAAATTATTCTACGGCAGCTCAGTTTGTCTTAGATGGTTTAACACAGCAAGCAGAGCTCCAGCTGcccctcttcctcctgttccTGGGAATCTATGTGGTCACAGTAGTGGGCAACCTGGGCATGATTCTCCTGATCGCAGTCAGCCCTCTACTTCACACCCCCATGTACTATTTCCTCAGTAGCTTGTCCTTCGTTGATTTCTGCTATTCCTCTGTCAttactcccaaaatgctggtgaaCTTCCTGGGAAAGAAGAATACAATCCTTTACTCTGAGTGCATGGTCCAGCTCTTTTTCTTTGTGGTCTTTGCGGTGGCTGAGGGTTACCTCCTGACTGCCATGGCATATGATCGCTGTGTTGCCATCTGTAGCCCACTGCTTTATAATGCAATCATGTCCTCATGGGTCTGCTCACTGCTAGTGCTGGCTGCCTTCTTCCTGGGATCTCTCTCTGCCTTGACTCATACAAGTGCCATGATGAAACTGTCCTTTTGCAAATCCCACATTACCAACCATTACTTCTGTGATGTTCTTCCCCTCCTCAATCTCTCCTGCTCCAATAAACACCTCAATGAGCTTCTGCTTTTTATCATTGCAGGGTTTAACACCTTGGTGCCCACCCTAGCTGTTGCTGTCTCCTATGCCTTCATCTTCTACAGCATCCTGCACATCCGCTTCTCAGAGGGCCGGTCCAAAGCTTTTGGAACGTGCAGCTCTCATCTCATGGCTGTAGGGATCTTCTTTGGGTCCATTACCTTCATGTATTTCAAGCCCCCTTCAAGTAACTCCCTGGACCAGGAGAAGGTGTCCTCTGTATTCTACACCACAGTGATCCCCATGCTGAACCCTTTAATACACAGTCTGAGGAATAAGGATGTGAAGAAAGCATTGAGGAAGGTCTTAGTAGGAAAATGA